One Candidatus Nitronauta litoralis genomic window, AGCTGGAAGGATTTTACGACCGCTTGCTGGGTGTGTTGTCTCATCTGGAAACGGCCATCGATTTTCCGGAAGAAGGACTTGAGTTCAATCAGAAAAATAAAATGCGTTGCGATGTCCAGCAGGTGTCCGATGAAATCACAAGGTTAGCCGACACTTTCAAACAGGGACGAATCGTTCGCGACGGCCTAAAGGTTGTTCTCGTTGGAAAACCCAATGTTGGGAAATCGAGTCTTCTCAACGCGCTACTGGATGAAGACCGCGCGATTGTCACCCCGCATCCCGGCACCACGCGCGACGTGCTGGAAGAACGGATCAAGTTGAAAGACCTGCACCTGACGATACTCGACACAGCCGGGATCCGCGAACATCCTGAATCCATTGAAGAAGTAGGCATCGCCCGAACCCGGCGTGCGCTGGAACAGGCCGACCTTGCGCTGGTCATTCTCGATGGCTCACAGACACTCGACGACGATGACCGGCGCTTGATTGAGGAAACGAAGGAAATCAACCGTTGCGCTATCATCAATAAAAGTGACCTTCCACAGACTTTAAAAACAGACAATCTGTCCGCTTCCCTTAAAACGGAAAAACAAATCTCTCTTTCAGCCAAAATTGGAGAGGGGTTGGATAGACTGAAAGATCATCTTTACGGTATCGCCGCAGGAGGAAACCTGGCGCGCGAGTCCCTCATCATCACACGGGAACGGCACCACCAGGCACTCACCCGATCCCTGGAAAGTCTGAAGCAGGTCTGCCAATCGCTGGAAGAGGACCAGTCAGAGGACCTCATTGCGGTAGATATGAACTCGGCTCTGGAAATCCTTGGAAGCCTCACCGGCAAGGACTACGCCACCGACCTTCTAGATCAGATTTTTGACGATTTTTGTATTGGCAAATAAAATCAACTAGTTAAATCATATATTTTTTGACATTTCCTGCTTCGGCATTATAATAAATCACTATGTCGATCAAGCTCAAAACCGGGAAATATCACCTCATCGGGCAAAGTCCTGCCATCCAGAAAGTGTTTGATATGGTGGAGCGGGCCGCCGATTCGGACAGCACCGTGCTGATCTGCGGTGAATCCGGAACTGGCAAGGAGCTCATTGCAAGGGCTTTGCACCACAATAGCGGCCGGGCAACACAATCCTTTATGCCGGTAAACTGCGGTGCTATTCCGGGTGAGTTACTGGAATCTGAACTGTTCGGTCATGAAAAAGGATCCTTCACCGGCGCGATCAACCAGCGCATCGGACGTCTGGAACTGGCGCACGATGGCACCGTGTTTCTGGATGAAATAGGAGACATGCCCCCCACGCTTCAGGTCAAACTGTTGCGGGTGCTGGCGGAAGGTGAAATCGACCGGGTGGGCGGCACCCGCCCTATTCCCATCGACGTCCGTGTCATTGCCGCGACCCATCGCGACCTGGAGGCGTCCATTGAAAACGAAAAATTCCGCGAAGACTTGTATTACCGTTTGAATGTTATTCCGATTCACCTGCCTCCATTACGCGAACGGCAGGAAGACATCCCTCATCTCGTAAACCACTACCTCAAGGTGTTCAACGAATCCAAGGGAAAGAATGTAACCGGGGTCGATCCCCAGGCATTGAAGATTCTCTGCAACTATCCCTGGCCGGGCAACATTCGCGAACTCGCCAATTTTGTAGAGCGGATGGTGGTCCTCAGTCGGTCGGGCACCCTCACCCCGCGCGACCTTCCGGCGAAAGTTCTCGGTGACACGCCACAGGAAAACTGGGCACCTCATGAAGAAGAGGTTCCGGGAGATTCCCCCGCGGAATTTTTACGGAACAATCGGCAGCAACCCTACTTTTCGGGTTTACCTGAAGAAGGCATCAGTCTGAAACAGGTGGTGGAGGAATTCGAAAAGGAATTGATCGTGGAAGCGTTGGACAGGACCGATTGGGTCAAGAACAAAGCCGCACAGGTTCTTGGACTGAACCGCACGACCCTGGTAGAGAAGCTCAAAAAAATGAAAATCACCCGTCCCGGTTAACCACTGGGCTAACCTGCGGGTGATTCGTTAAACTATATAAAAATAATCCGGATTAAACTTCTTCCATCTTGTGGCCTTCAAGAGGCGCTTCTGCCAGCTCTTTAGACACACGGATGATTTCTTCGACAAACTTCTGGTATGCCCGGTCGATGTCCTTGTGCTGGGTCTGTTTGATGATTTTTTCCCCGTTGGCATCGATGTGCAAATCCAGCACATTAACACCCGGGGTCACATGATGTTTCCGAATTTCAACCTTGATAGTATTGACTTCCATTGAACACTCTCCGGTTTAGGCAGCTTTCAGGATGTATTTCTGGGAACTTATAAAAACTGTTTCCGGCCTCGTGCAGATTCGTGGTTTCCAGAAAGCTGCAGGTGGCCCAGACAGAATAAATCAAACTATTTAAGACCTTCTTAATTATCATTTAGAGGCAGA contains:
- the mnmE gene encoding tRNA uridine-5-carboxymethylaminomethyl(34) synthesis GTPase MnmE, which produces MPDTIAAIATPPGEGGLHIIRLSGPDSLKILKQVFKPATGKSVETITGRRATMGTFNNPDSGDLLDTGLVTWFPGPRSFTGEDVVEISCHGGVLVSQGILQVLLHCGSRLADPGEFTRRAFVNGKLDLTQAEAVTDLIHAASERARTNALSHLQGRLSKKLEGFYDRLLGVLSHLETAIDFPEEGLEFNQKNKMRCDVQQVSDEITRLADTFKQGRIVRDGLKVVLVGKPNVGKSSLLNALLDEDRAIVTPHPGTTRDVLEERIKLKDLHLTILDTAGIREHPESIEEVGIARTRRALEQADLALVILDGSQTLDDDDRRLIEETKEINRCAIINKSDLPQTLKTDNLSASLKTEKQISLSAKIGEGLDRLKDHLYGIAAGGNLARESLIITRERHHQALTRSLESLKQVCQSLEEDQSEDLIAVDMNSALEILGSLTGKDYATDLLDQIFDDFCIGK
- a CDS encoding sigma-54-dependent Fis family transcriptional regulator — encoded protein: MSIKLKTGKYHLIGQSPAIQKVFDMVERAADSDSTVLICGESGTGKELIARALHHNSGRATQSFMPVNCGAIPGELLESELFGHEKGSFTGAINQRIGRLELAHDGTVFLDEIGDMPPTLQVKLLRVLAEGEIDRVGGTRPIPIDVRVIAATHRDLEASIENEKFREDLYYRLNVIPIHLPPLRERQEDIPHLVNHYLKVFNESKGKNVTGVDPQALKILCNYPWPGNIRELANFVERMVVLSRSGTLTPRDLPAKVLGDTPQENWAPHEEEVPGDSPAEFLRNNRQQPYFSGLPEEGISLKQVVEEFEKELIVEALDRTDWVKNKAAQVLGLNRTTLVEKLKKMKITRPG